The following proteins come from a genomic window of Achromobacter sp. AONIH1:
- a CDS encoding MFS transporter → MPTAASASTPAPADEEGFDIPRRYFAAAAILIGVLMSALDSSIVNIALPTISADLGVSAASVIWVANGYQVASAAAMLTCASLGSRIGERRFYTAGLALFTIASLGCALAPSFLVLVAMRILQGLSYAVLISVGYGMYRVIFPARSLGTIFGVNALVFAVGTALGPALGGLLVSYASWPWLFYINLPLGIAAIAFSLMALGKDTQRERGFDVLGAATSAAAFGLFALAVDQIGRWSNRSVLLLAGAAAALAVVFVRSQTRARSPLLPLDIFTSRRYSFAVLTSVTMFVSQGIALVALPFVLQAAHGYSVLESALVFTPWPIAVALCAPIAGRLVYRLNATQVSSAGVFMFCLGLGSLMLLPEHATITDLVWRIALCGMGYGFFLPPNNKEMFANAARNRTGTASGVLSTARTTGQSIGAALVAVVIALTGGIGDGAGASFATYVFALACAIAALSLVASLARVYRRRDGAQ, encoded by the coding sequence ATGCCGACCGCCGCCTCAGCCAGCACACCCGCCCCCGCCGACGAAGAAGGCTTCGACATTCCCCGCCGGTATTTCGCGGCGGCGGCCATCCTGATCGGCGTGCTGATGTCGGCGCTGGACAGCTCCATCGTCAATATCGCGCTGCCCACCATCTCGGCCGATCTCGGCGTCAGCGCCGCCTCGGTCATCTGGGTGGCGAACGGCTACCAGGTGGCCAGCGCGGCGGCCATGCTGACCTGTGCCTCGCTCGGCTCCCGAATCGGCGAACGGCGCTTCTACACCGCCGGACTGGCGCTGTTCACGATCGCCTCGCTGGGCTGTGCGCTGGCGCCCAGCTTTCTTGTCCTGGTGGCGATGCGCATCCTCCAGGGCCTGAGCTACGCGGTGCTGATCAGCGTGGGCTACGGCATGTACCGGGTGATCTTCCCGGCGCGATCGCTGGGCACCATCTTCGGCGTGAACGCGCTGGTATTCGCGGTAGGCACGGCGCTGGGGCCGGCGCTGGGCGGACTGCTCGTGTCGTATGCCTCATGGCCCTGGCTGTTCTACATCAACCTCCCGCTCGGCATCGCGGCCATCGCCTTCTCGCTCATGGCGCTGGGCAAGGACACGCAGCGCGAACGCGGCTTCGACGTGCTCGGCGCCGCGACCTCGGCGGCGGCCTTCGGCCTGTTCGCGCTCGCCGTCGACCAGATCGGCCGCTGGAGCAACCGCAGCGTGCTGCTGCTCGCCGGCGCAGCGGCGGCGCTGGCGGTTGTGTTCGTCCGTAGCCAGACCCGCGCCCGCAGTCCGCTGCTGCCGCTGGACATCTTCACATCGCGCCGCTACAGCTTCGCGGTGCTGACCTCGGTCACCATGTTCGTCTCGCAAGGCATCGCGCTGGTGGCGCTGCCCTTCGTGCTGCAGGCCGCACACGGCTACAGTGTGCTGGAATCCGCGCTGGTGTTCACGCCCTGGCCCATCGCGGTGGCGCTGTGCGCGCCCATCGCCGGCCGGCTGGTGTACCGGCTGAACGCGACCCAGGTCTCCAGCGCCGGCGTTTTCATGTTCTGCCTGGGCCTGGGCTCGCTCATGCTGCTGCCGGAACACGCGACGATCACGGACCTGGTGTGGCGCATCGCGCTGTGCGGCATGGGCTACGGCTTCTTCCTGCCGCCGAACAACAAGGAAATGTTCGCCAACGCGGCGCGGAACCGCACCGGCACGGCCTCTGGCGTGCTGTCGACGGCCCGGACCACGGGCCAGTCCATCGGCGCGGCCCTGGTCGCCGTCGTGATCGCGCTGACGGGCGGCATCGGCGACGGCGCGGGCGCGTCGTTTGCCACATATGTGTTCGCCCTGGCCTGTGCGATCGCGGCGCTGTCGCTGGTCGCCAGCCTGGCGCGGGTGTATCGGCGGCGGGATGGGGCGCAATAG
- the argH gene encoding argininosuccinate lyase: MANTPSPDQNQFANKAQAWSARFSEPVSELVKRYTASVDFDKRLARHDIQGSLAHADMLAAQGIISAQDLSDIQRGMAQIRAEIEAGSFQWLLDLEDVHLNIEKRLVELVGDAGKRLHTGRSRNDQVATDIRLWLREEIDTLIELLRQLRRALATVALDNAGTIMPGFTHLQVAQPVTFGHHLLAYAEMFGRDAERLADCRKRVNRLPLGAAALAGTSYPIDRERVARTLGFDGVCRNSLDAVSDRDFAIEFCAAGALVMTHVSRLSEELVLWMSPRVGFIDLADRFCTGSSIMPQKKNPDVPELARGKAGRVNGNLVALLTLMKGQPLAYNKDNQEDKEGLFDTVDTLRDTLTIFADMAGGIKVKADNMRAAALQGFATATDLADYLVKRGLPFRDAHEVVAHAVRDCEQRGCDLADLTLAELQAYNAGIGEDVHQVLTLEGSVAARKHVGGTAPERVAEEARRVLAETAGE; the protein is encoded by the coding sequence ATGGCAAACACCCCCTCCCCCGACCAAAACCAGTTCGCCAACAAGGCGCAAGCCTGGTCCGCCCGGTTCTCGGAACCGGTTTCCGAACTCGTCAAACGCTACACCGCGTCCGTGGATTTCGATAAGCGCCTGGCGCGCCACGACATCCAGGGTTCGCTGGCCCACGCCGACATGCTGGCCGCCCAGGGCATCATCAGCGCCCAGGACCTGTCCGACATCCAGCGCGGCATGGCCCAGATCCGCGCCGAGATCGAGGCCGGCAGCTTCCAGTGGCTGCTGGACCTGGAAGACGTGCACCTGAACATCGAGAAGCGCCTGGTGGAGCTAGTTGGCGATGCGGGCAAGCGCCTGCACACCGGCCGTTCGCGCAACGACCAGGTCGCCACCGACATCCGCCTGTGGCTGCGCGAGGAAATCGACACCCTGATCGAGCTGCTGCGCCAGCTGCGCCGCGCCCTGGCCACGGTGGCGCTGGACAACGCCGGCACCATCATGCCCGGCTTCACCCACCTGCAGGTGGCCCAGCCCGTCACCTTCGGCCACCACCTGCTGGCCTACGCCGAGATGTTCGGCCGCGACGCCGAGCGCCTGGCCGACTGCCGCAAGCGCGTCAACCGCCTGCCGCTGGGCGCGGCCGCGCTGGCCGGCACGTCCTACCCCATCGACCGCGAGCGCGTGGCGCGCACGCTGGGCTTTGATGGCGTCTGCCGCAACTCGCTGGACGCCGTGTCCGACCGCGACTTCGCCATCGAATTCTGCGCCGCCGGCGCGCTGGTCATGACGCACGTCTCGCGCCTGTCCGAAGAATTGGTGCTGTGGATGAGCCCGCGCGTGGGCTTCATCGACCTGGCCGACCGTTTCTGCACCGGCAGCTCGATCATGCCGCAGAAGAAGAACCCCGACGTGCCCGAGCTGGCGCGCGGCAAGGCCGGCCGCGTCAACGGCAACCTGGTCGCCCTGCTGACCCTGATGAAGGGCCAGCCCCTGGCCTACAACAAGGACAACCAGGAAGACAAGGAAGGCCTGTTCGACACGGTGGACACGCTGCGCGACACGCTGACCATCTTCGCGGACATGGCCGGCGGCATCAAGGTCAAGGCCGACAACATGCGCGCCGCCGCGCTGCAGGGCTTCGCCACCGCCACCGACCTGGCCGACTACCTGGTCAAGCGCGGCCTGCCCTTCCGCGACGCCCATGAAGTCGTGGCCCACGCCGTGCGCGACTGCGAACAGCGCGGCTGCGACCTGGCCGACCTGACGTTGGCCGAGCTGCAGGCCTACAACGCCGGCATCGGCGAGGACGTACATCAGGTATTGACGCTGGAAGGCTCGGTCGCGGCCCGCAAGCACGTGGGCGGCACCGCCCCCGAGCGTGTCGCCGAGGAAGCCCGCCGCGTGCTGGCGGAGACGGCTGGCGAATAA
- a CDS encoding mechanosensitive ion channel family protein, which produces MDWEDLVTQIDAQLPKEVWAQTLIGVGVLVLTALFVQWVVARVVLLLAHRLLVLTGHDDWDKALQRRRAYQNLWYAVPFAVVSMGIDLVPHVDRAAEIVGRLAHAGAWICVFVALSGVLSAWQDTYSATTRAQTRSIKGYIQIGKLVLMAICTVLVLSILIDRSPLWMISGLGALSAVLLLVFKDTLLSLVASTQLTSNDMLRIGDWIEMPQSNADGFVKDIALHTVKVQNWDNTVTTVPTYKLFSESYRNYRHMFESGGRRIKRTLRIDAASVRFLTDEEAGRLMRFRLLRDYLQAKTSDIAQANQHMGEQAAVPANRRRLTNIGTFRMYALAYLKQNPEVRQDMAMMVRMMEPQSDGIPVEVYCFTAVTAWVEYERIQGDIFDHLLAILPELGMRLYQQPSGADIGEMGGRLRESAMREMGRDGVGPQGQELPR; this is translated from the coding sequence ATGGACTGGGAAGACCTGGTGACCCAAATCGACGCCCAGCTGCCGAAGGAAGTCTGGGCGCAGACCCTGATCGGCGTCGGCGTGCTGGTGCTGACTGCCCTGTTCGTGCAGTGGGTGGTGGCGCGGGTGGTGCTGCTGCTGGCTCACCGCCTGCTGGTGCTGACCGGCCATGACGACTGGGACAAGGCGCTGCAGCGCCGCCGCGCCTACCAGAACCTGTGGTACGCCGTGCCCTTTGCCGTGGTGTCGATGGGCATCGACTTGGTGCCGCACGTGGACCGCGCCGCCGAGATCGTCGGCCGGCTGGCGCACGCCGGGGCCTGGATCTGCGTGTTCGTGGCCCTGTCCGGCGTGCTGAGCGCCTGGCAGGACACCTATTCGGCCACCACGCGGGCGCAGACGCGCTCGATCAAGGGCTATATCCAGATCGGCAAATTGGTGCTGATGGCCATATGCACCGTTTTGGTGCTTTCGATCCTGATCGACCGTTCGCCGCTGTGGATGATCTCCGGCCTGGGCGCGCTGTCGGCCGTGCTGCTGCTGGTGTTCAAGGACACGCTGCTGTCGCTGGTGGCCAGCACCCAGCTCACCAGCAACGACATGCTGCGCATCGGCGACTGGATCGAGATGCCGCAGTCCAACGCCGACGGCTTCGTCAAGGACATCGCCCTGCACACGGTCAAGGTGCAGAACTGGGACAACACCGTCACCACGGTGCCGACCTACAAGCTGTTCTCCGAGAGCTACCGCAATTACCGCCACATGTTCGAGTCGGGCGGGCGCCGCATCAAGCGCACGCTGCGCATCGACGCGGCCAGCGTGCGCTTCCTGACCGACGAGGAAGCCGGGCGCCTGATGCGTTTCCGGCTGCTGCGCGACTACCTGCAGGCCAAGACCAGCGACATCGCCCAGGCCAACCAGCACATGGGCGAGCAGGCCGCCGTGCCGGCCAACCGCCGCCGCCTGACCAATATCGGCACCTTCCGCATGTATGCGCTGGCCTACCTGAAGCAGAATCCCGAGGTGCGCCAGGACATGGCCATGATGGTGCGCATGATGGAGCCTCAGTCCGATGGCATCCCGGTCGAGGTCTATTGCTTCACCGCCGTCACCGCCTGGGTGGAATACGAGCGCATCCAGGGCGACATCTTCGACCACCTGCTGGCCATCCTGCCCGAGCTGGGCATGCGCCTGTACCAGCAGCCCTCCGGCGCGGACATCGGCGAAATGGGCGGCCGCCTGCGCGAGAGCGCGATGCGGGAAATGGGCCGCGACGGCGTCGGGCCGCAGGGGCAGGAATTGCCACGCTAG
- a CDS encoding NAD+ synthase: MSAARVGIAQINALVGDLAGNAAKVLEAARKAHAEGADVLVTPELVLTGYPPEDLLLRPLFVQTQQDVLDRLRQDLAGLAGLHVLVGHVQARQGRLYNAASVLCEGRVLGTYCKRELPNYSVFDEQRYFSAHGEALVFNVKGVRFGVNICEDIWFDRAPRAAAQAGAQVLLVPNASPYNTGKQEERLEVARRCARENRYALIYANMVGGQDELVFDGASFALDAAGEPAARLPDFAEGVNFVEVDAQGGVKPASAQADVAPYCLEEQVWNALVLGVRDYLGKNRFPGAIIGLSGGIDSAVVLAVAVDAIGADNVRAVMMPTRYTADISQIDAADMARRLGVRYDDIAIGPAVDAFEGLLAGQFAGLPVDATEENIQARVRGTLLMALSNKTGRLVLTTGNKSEMTTGYCTLYGDMAGGFAVIKDVPKTLVYRLAVWRNRDGEVIPERIITRPPSAELRPDQTDQDSLPPYDVLDGIMERYMEHNESAGEIVAAGYPPEAVEQVVRLIRINEYKRRQAPPGPRITPRAFGRDWRYPVTNGFREAIGK; this comes from the coding sequence ATGAGCGCCGCCCGTGTAGGAATTGCGCAGATCAACGCCCTGGTGGGGGACCTGGCGGGCAATGCCGCCAAGGTGCTGGAGGCCGCCCGCAAGGCGCATGCCGAAGGCGCCGACGTGCTGGTCACGCCCGAGCTGGTCCTGACCGGCTACCCGCCCGAGGACCTGTTGCTGCGCCCGCTGTTCGTCCAGACCCAGCAGGACGTGCTGGACCGCCTGCGGCAGGATCTGGCCGGGCTGGCCGGACTGCACGTGCTGGTGGGCCACGTCCAGGCGCGCCAGGGCCGCCTGTACAACGCCGCTTCGGTGCTGTGCGAGGGCCGCGTGCTGGGCACCTACTGCAAGCGCGAGCTGCCCAACTATTCGGTGTTCGACGAGCAGCGCTATTTCTCGGCTCACGGCGAAGCGCTGGTGTTCAACGTCAAGGGCGTGCGCTTCGGCGTCAACATCTGCGAGGACATCTGGTTCGACCGAGCCCCGCGCGCCGCCGCCCAGGCCGGCGCCCAGGTGCTGCTGGTGCCCAACGCCTCGCCGTACAACACCGGCAAGCAGGAAGAGCGGCTGGAAGTGGCGCGTCGCTGCGCCCGCGAGAACCGCTACGCGCTGATCTACGCCAACATGGTGGGCGGCCAGGACGAACTGGTGTTCGACGGCGCGTCCTTCGCGCTGGACGCCGCCGGCGAGCCGGCGGCGCGCCTGCCCGATTTCGCCGAGGGCGTGAATTTCGTCGAGGTCGACGCCCAGGGCGGCGTCAAGCCGGCCTCGGCGCAGGCCGACGTGGCGCCGTACTGCCTGGAAGAGCAGGTCTGGAACGCGCTGGTGCTGGGCGTGCGTGATTACCTGGGCAAGAACCGTTTCCCCGGCGCCATCATCGGCCTGTCCGGCGGCATCGATTCGGCCGTGGTGCTGGCCGTGGCGGTGGACGCCATCGGCGCCGACAATGTGCGCGCCGTCATGATGCCCACGCGCTACACCGCCGACATTTCCCAGATCGACGCCGCCGACATGGCGCGGCGGCTGGGCGTGCGCTATGACGACATCGCCATCGGCCCGGCCGTGGACGCCTTCGAGGGCCTGCTGGCGGGGCAGTTCGCCGGCCTGCCGGTGGACGCCACCGAAGAGAACATCCAGGCGCGGGTGCGCGGCACGCTGCTGATGGCCCTGTCCAACAAGACCGGCCGCCTGGTACTGACCACGGGCAACAAGTCCGAGATGACCACCGGCTATTGCACGCTGTACGGCGACATGGCCGGCGGCTTCGCCGTCATCAAGGACGTGCCCAAGACCCTGGTCTACCGCCTGGCCGTCTGGCGCAACCGCGACGGCGAGGTCATTCCCGAGCGCATCATCACCCGGCCGCCCTCGGCCGAGCTGCGTCCCGACCAGACCGACCAGGACAGCCTGCCGCCCTATGATGTGCTGGACGGCATCATGGAACGCTACATGGAACACAACGAATCGGCTGGCGAGATCGTCGCCGCCGGCTATCCGCCCGAGGCGGTGGAGCAGGTCGTGCGCCTCATCCGCATCAATGAGTACAAGCGCCGCCAGGCGCCGCCCGGACCGCGCATCACGCCGCGCGCGTTCGGCCGGGATTGGCGTTATCCTGTCACCAACGGATTCCGCGAAGCCATCGGCAAATAG
- a CDS encoding P-II family nitrogen regulator → MKQVTAIIKPFKLDEVREALAEVGVSGLTVTEVKGFGRQKGHTELYRGAEYVVDFLPKIRVEVVLPDDRVEQAIEAVVKAARTGKIGDGKIFVTPVEQAIRIRTGEADEEAL, encoded by the coding sequence GTGAAACAAGTCACCGCCATCATCAAACCCTTCAAGCTCGACGAAGTTCGCGAAGCGCTGGCCGAGGTCGGCGTCAGCGGCCTGACCGTCACCGAGGTCAAGGGCTTCGGCCGCCAGAAGGGCCATACCGAGCTTTACCGCGGCGCCGAGTACGTGGTCGATTTCCTGCCCAAGATCCGCGTCGAGGTGGTGCTGCCCGACGACCGTGTCGAGCAGGCCATCGAGGCCGTGGTCAAGGCCGCGCGCACCGGCAAGATCGGCGACGGCAAGATCTTCGTCACTCCGGTCGAGCAGGCCATCCGCATCCGCACCGGCGAAGCCGACGAAGAAGCGCTCTGA
- the gspF gene encoding type II secretion system inner membrane protein GspF, which produces MPSFRYEATDALGKIVRGTVEADTERGARNQLRGRGLLPLSTAPAARAEGLGGALRARLSDADLAWLTRQLASLLAARLPLDAALSATLDQAEKKHIATVLLGVRDDVRAGHKLSAALAARPRDFPEIYRALIGAGEESGDLAQVMEKLADYIEERNALRGKVMTAFIYPVVVACVSVIIVVFLLGYVVPQVVSAFSHAKQQLPMLTRVMLALSDYVREWGLVTGAALVVAFALWRYALRAPAARTAWHARVLRLPLIGRFVLGVNAARFASTLSILCGSGVALLTSLEAARRTLSNDVLRQAVDEASARVREGAPLSTALDTQKVFPSLLVHLIGSGEKTGQLPELLDRGARNLSRDLERRAMAMTALLEPALILVMGGFVLLIVLAVMMPILEMNQLIR; this is translated from the coding sequence ATGCCATCCTTTCGTTACGAAGCGACTGACGCGCTCGGAAAAATCGTGCGCGGCACGGTCGAGGCCGACACCGAGCGCGGCGCCCGCAACCAGCTGCGCGGCCGCGGCCTGCTGCCGCTGTCCACCGCCCCCGCCGCGCGCGCCGAGGGCCTGGGCGGCGCGCTGCGCGCGCGCCTGTCCGACGCCGACCTGGCCTGGCTGACGCGCCAGCTGGCCAGCCTGCTGGCCGCGCGCCTGCCGCTGGACGCGGCGCTCAGCGCCACGCTGGACCAGGCCGAGAAAAAGCACATCGCCACGGTGCTGCTGGGCGTGCGCGACGACGTGCGCGCCGGCCACAAGCTGTCGGCGGCGCTGGCCGCTAGGCCGCGCGACTTTCCCGAGATCTATCGCGCGCTGATCGGCGCCGGCGAGGAATCCGGCGACCTGGCGCAGGTGATGGAAAAGCTGGCCGACTACATCGAGGAACGCAACGCGCTGCGCGGCAAGGTGATGACGGCCTTCATCTATCCCGTCGTGGTGGCCTGCGTGTCGGTGATCATCGTGGTGTTCCTGCTGGGCTATGTGGTGCCGCAGGTGGTGTCGGCCTTCAGCCACGCCAAGCAGCAGTTGCCCATGCTGACCCGCGTCATGCTGGCGCTGTCGGACTATGTGCGCGAATGGGGCCTGGTCACCGGCGCCGCGCTGGTCGTCGCCTTCGCGCTGTGGCGCTACGCGCTGCGCGCGCCGGCGGCGCGCACCGCCTGGCACGCGCGCGTACTGCGCCTGCCGCTGATCGGGCGCTTCGTGCTGGGCGTGAACGCGGCGCGCTTCGCATCCACGCTGTCCATCCTGTGCGGCAGCGGCGTGGCGCTGTTGACCTCGCTGGAGGCCGCGCGCCGCACGCTGAGCAACGACGTGCTGCGCCAGGCCGTGGACGAGGCCTCGGCGCGCGTGCGCGAAGGCGCGCCGCTATCGACCGCGCTGGACACGCAGAAGGTATTCCCCAGCCTGCTGGTGCACCTGATCGGCAGCGGCGAGAAGACCGGCCAGCTGCCCGAGCTGCTGGACCGTGGCGCTCGCAACCTGTCGCGCGACCTGGAGCGGCGCGCCATGGCCATGACCGCGCTGCTGGAGCCGGCCCTGATCCTGGTGATGGGCGGTTTCGTGCTGCTGATCGTGCTGGCGGTGATGATGCCGATCCTGGAGATGAACCAGCTGATCCGCTAG
- the gspD gene encoding type II secretion system secretin GspD yields MRQFAQLSLAVLLAASQIGPAASPAYAQQADNRVSLNFVDTDIPAVLRALSLFTQRNFLVDPRVKGKLTLVSDRPVDSNQALSMLTGALRLQGFAIVDVDGVTRVVPEADAKLQGSAVVGDPRPAAKGAPVSVSSFARGAGGGGEMLTRVFPLKYENAANLVPVLRPMVPPNNPVNAYPGNNTLVVTDYADNLERIAAVIARIDVPSSIDTDVVPVRSGIASDIAVLASQLLDTQGNDPTQRIAVVADPRSNSVLVRAGSPARTKLARELIQKLDAQQNRGGNLHVVYMRNAQATRIAEVLGGLLTGQANAATGAGAPQGATGPGAQGGGARAQRTSMNQGNPQGMGASSSTSSSKGGLSGEQDRIARDDNGNQAVSYSAGGATIQADPATNSLIISAPEPLYRSLREVIDQLDQRRAQVLVESLIVEVSEAKAAEFGIQWMTGAGNINSGGTSFIGGTNLGGSGLSGKGPTSIDALGGGMTLGVVKGTVDVLGNKVINLGVLARAMQNTGEANILSTPNLLTLDNQSASILVGKTVPFVTGQYVTNGSNGSNNPFQTIEREDVGLKLNIRPQISEGGTVKLDIYQEVSSIDESRSSITNGIVTNKRAIDTSVLVDDGQIIVLGGLLEDSVTLSSNAVPGLSAIPVLGNLFRYDSRKRTKTNLMVFLRPYVMRDANRAAGVTMDRYDYMRRAQAGAQPGDHWLLPNQQAPMLTAPGSAPSVSGNAYDMRPENLAETMRRPPPATVESFAVRQYPAARQTSDPAQPFRVSMPLGVSVARDPASLYGEADKSSATLQFASVDSQSDAERIAQRVRGSGLQAYVQAGPGGMGYVVRSQVAKDPGTVSTATRLLRELGYKSEVVSHL; encoded by the coding sequence ATGCGTCAATTCGCGCAACTCAGCCTGGCGGTCCTGTTGGCCGCCAGCCAGATCGGGCCGGCGGCCAGCCCCGCCTACGCCCAACAGGCCGACAATCGTGTCAGCCTGAATTTCGTGGATACCGATATTCCCGCCGTGCTGCGCGCGCTGTCGCTCTTCACGCAGCGCAACTTCCTGGTGGACCCGCGCGTCAAGGGCAAGCTCACGCTGGTCTCGGACCGTCCGGTGGACAGCAACCAGGCCCTGTCCATGCTGACCGGCGCGCTGCGCCTGCAGGGCTTCGCCATTGTCGATGTGGACGGCGTGACCCGCGTGGTGCCCGAAGCCGACGCCAAGCTGCAGGGCAGCGCGGTGGTGGGCGATCCGCGTCCGGCGGCCAAGGGCGCGCCGGTGTCGGTGTCCAGCTTCGCGCGCGGCGCGGGAGGCGGCGGCGAGATGCTGACCCGCGTGTTCCCGCTCAAGTACGAGAACGCCGCCAACCTGGTGCCGGTGCTGCGCCCGATGGTGCCGCCCAACAATCCGGTCAACGCCTATCCCGGCAACAACACGCTGGTGGTCACCGACTACGCCGACAACCTGGAGCGCATCGCGGCGGTGATCGCCCGCATCGACGTGCCCAGCTCCATCGACACCGACGTGGTGCCGGTGCGCTCCGGCATTGCGTCCGACATCGCCGTGCTGGCCTCGCAGCTGCTGGACACGCAGGGCAATGACCCGACCCAGCGCATCGCGGTGGTGGCCGACCCGCGCAGCAACAGCGTGCTGGTGCGCGCCGGCAGTCCCGCGCGCACCAAGCTGGCGCGCGAGCTGATCCAGAAGCTGGACGCGCAGCAGAACCGAGGCGGCAACCTGCACGTGGTCTATATGCGCAACGCCCAGGCCACCCGCATCGCCGAAGTGCTGGGCGGCCTGCTGACCGGGCAGGCCAACGCCGCGACCGGCGCCGGGGCCCCGCAAGGCGCGACCGGGCCGGGCGCGCAGGGCGGCGGCGCGCGCGCCCAGCGCACGTCCATGAACCAGGGCAACCCGCAGGGGATGGGCGCGTCCTCGTCCACGTCGTCCAGCAAGGGCGGGCTGTCCGGCGAGCAGGACCGCATCGCGCGCGACGACAACGGCAACCAGGCGGTGTCGTATTCCGCCGGCGGCGCCACCATCCAGGCCGATCCGGCCACCAACTCGCTGATCATCTCCGCGCCCGAGCCGCTGTACCGCAGTCTGCGCGAAGTGATCGACCAGCTCGACCAGCGCCGCGCGCAGGTGCTGGTGGAAAGCCTGATCGTGGAAGTCAGCGAGGCCAAGGCGGCCGAGTTCGGCATCCAGTGGATGACCGGCGCCGGCAACATCAACAGCGGCGGCACCAGCTTCATCGGCGGCACCAACCTGGGCGGCAGCGGCCTGTCCGGCAAGGGGCCGACCTCGATCGACGCGCTGGGCGGCGGCATGACGCTGGGCGTGGTCAAGGGCACGGTCGACGTGCTGGGCAACAAGGTCATCAACCTGGGCGTGCTGGCGCGCGCCATGCAGAACACCGGCGAGGCCAACATCCTGTCCACGCCGAACCTGCTGACGCTGGACAACCAGTCCGCCAGCATCCTGGTCGGCAAGACCGTGCCCTTCGTGACCGGCCAGTACGTCACCAACGGCAGCAACGGCAGCAACAACCCGTTCCAGACCATCGAGCGCGAGGACGTGGGCCTGAAGCTGAACATCCGCCCGCAGATCTCCGAAGGCGGCACGGTCAAGCTGGACATCTACCAGGAAGTCAGCAGCATCGACGAAAGTCGTTCGTCGATCACCAACGGCATCGTCACCAACAAGCGCGCCATCGACACCAGCGTGCTGGTCGACGACGGCCAGATCATCGTGCTGGGCGGCCTGCTGGAAGACAGCGTCACGCTCAGCTCCAACGCCGTTCCGGGCCTGAGCGCCATTCCGGTGCTGGGCAATCTGTTCCGCTACGACAGCCGCAAGCGCACCAAGACCAACCTGATGGTGTTCCTGCGCCCCTACGTGATGCGCGACGCCAACCGCGCCGCCGGCGTCACCATGGATCGCTACGACTACATGCGCCGCGCCCAGGCCGGCGCGCAGCCGGGCGATCACTGGCTGCTGCCCAACCAGCAGGCGCCCATGCTGACGGCGCCGGGCTCGGCGCCGTCGGTGTCGGGCAATGCCTACGACATGCGGCCGGAGAACCTGGCCGAGACCATGCGTCGCCCGCCGCCCGCGACGGTGGAGTCCTTCGCCGTGCGCCAGTATCCGGCCGCGCGCCAGACCAGCGATCCGGCCCAGCCGTTCCGCGTCAGCATGCCGCTGGGCGTGAGCGTGGCGCGCGACCCCGCCTCGCTGTATGGCGAGGCCGACAAATCCAGCGCCACGCTGCAATTCGCCTCGGTGGACTCGCAGTCCGACGCCGAGCGCATCGCCCAGCGCGTGCGTGGCAGCGGCCTGCAGGCCTATGTGCAGGCCGGTCCCGGCGGCATGGGCTACGTGGTGCGCAGTCAGGTCGCCAAGGATCCGGGCACGGTGTCCACCGCCACCCGCCTGTTGCGCGAGCTGGGCTACAAGAGCGAAGTGGTGTCGCACCTATGA